In Denticeps clupeoides unplaced genomic scaffold, fDenClu1.1, whole genome shotgun sequence, the sequence attaagaCGACATTTCAGACAAAGAACCCCCTGACAAAGAGAATCGCCGCCGCCACgttacaatttatttattcatttgaatttgaatagaaTAAACAACTCATGTAAAACGGACAAcacgtgcatacacacacacacacacacacacacacacacagaaaaagcgTCATGTCCATGTTCTGCAGCGAGCGCAGCAACCCCATGCAGTCTGAGAGGCTGTATGCACGGTCATCAGGCTTTTCCTCCAGCGCGGCCCTGTGCTCGCTGGTACTCCTGCTGCAGGCTGGAGATGACCTCGCGGTGCTGCTCCGATTTCCGCTCCAGCTCGCTCATCACCGTGCCATGCCGCTGGCTGGATCAAATGCATGGGAACTGGGTGTTGCACGGAAAAGCGAGATCATGTGAAGGATGAATTATGGGTGAACGGACTCACATCTCGCCATTGATGTACTCTAATCTCTTCGCCACGGTCGCTTTGGCCTCATCCAGGTCCTGCTTCACCAGCACGGGTCCGATGAGCTTGTACACCGCGTTCTGCGCAGCCAACAGCTCCAGTTCCTGCACCATGAAGATCACACACAGCTCAACATGCAACAAGCATGACCAACACATAttgtaataatgcattttaaaggGGAACTCGGTTCAGGTTGAACCTCTTTGACGATGCTGTTCTCCGTCAGCTGCACCTCCAGCTTCTGCCTCGCTGAAGCGCTCTTGCTGACGTCtggaaagaagaggaagaggaggaataggaggaagaagaggaaaaggTGCGTTTGCGAGCCGCGCTGCGTTAAAGACGCGCACCTTTCTGCAGCAGCTGGTACTTCTCCACCTCCGACTGCAGCTTCTTCTGGATCGCCTCGGCCATGTCTGACCACACTTTTATAATATGATCTGTGTGTAAAAACCCTGCGCTGACAGAAATGTGCGCTCCCGTCCTCCTCGTCGCAGTTTCGTCGCACAGGAAGTGACGCGTTTACTCGGTGGGGGCGGAGCATTTACTGATATCACAATTATTAGCCACGTTCTTATCAAATTATCTCGTAGAGAATCAAATAATGAACTAACGGCGTGCTTAACGTGTGGGTGCAGTTGACTTGCATGACACAACTGTACACGCAATATAGGTTAATTTGGCAATGTATGGTTCATGAATGTACATCATAATTTATATTCTCAATAAAAtcgaatttatatttatatttaaattggtTTGTGTCGGGCGCGGGACGTATTCCTCCCATCCGATAAGTGTCGTTGTTCGTCACCCTTCCACAAGAGAAGAagctgcgcatgcgcagtagAAGGCAACATGGCTGCGCACATGCAGGTTTAATGCTGTGGAAGGTCCCTTCACGTACGTTATCATTTAAAAGCAGATTCCTCGCAGGTAATGAATGTTTATTGTACAAACCTACCTTTAATGTCGTCCTTCGTCTCGACattgaatttttatttgtcatttgtctttttttatgacgTGTTCTGTTCATTAAAATTTATTCAGAGCTAATTACAAGGTGTTTTCTGGTCACCATCAGTAAAGTGATCAGTTTATTCACTCGGTTGAAGTTTTTCTTACAGaaatcagactataagaaagttacaagtaaGTCTCTAAAGAGGAACATTATCGTACACAAACAATTCTGCTTAATGTAGAAAAGAACACAAGATGTGTATAACAAGGCACAATGGAATAAAACTGGACACATGCTAAATAAATTCAGGTGGGCCGCATGTTTTCACCTGTTTTTATTCAGCAACATTTGACTTACATGTGATTTGATCCTTACAATTGTTCACACTGTAAAGGAGGTGATTACATCTTACATCTCCAGCCAACATTTACAACAGTTCCGATTGGGATCTTGGTGCAGAGCAACATTCAGAAGATGCCCACCTCTCTCAGAATAGATTCGGAATGAAGTGTAGAGTAGGCCAAGGTGGTTCTAGTCATGTTATTATTACAAAATCATGATGAGATTTacattgttaatgtctgtttttgtcatgtgaaCCTGACAAATGAACTTTGTGACTGTGCTGTTGATGAATAAGATGATGAGGGTCTGCCATCTCTTACCTTCATTCAGGCTTATGTTATGTCAAATGCTGCATGCAAGTGGACGTGTGTGAGCAGCAATCCTgcatatttcatgtattttatttttctaatgtCAGCTTCACCAGATATGGTAAAGGGCATAGCTAAAGAAAGCTCTTCATACAATATCATCATGGCATTTAGGTTCATGAAACTGAATGAAATATAACTTGTCTTTGTCTAACTTTACTATCAGTGGGCTGGAGACAATGCTAGCTGATGAGAGTGGGaataactttatttatattcagcAGAAACATCAGTGTTTGTaccaaatgttcattttctgaAACTGTATCAGAATTATACCTCATTATGTCTCATTCATTTAGGATTGCTGTAAATTAATATGATTTAAGATTGATTTAGCCATATTATTAGTTAGGTTTTGTTGGAtaagattaaataaataattttgcatCCATCAGCTGGATTCAACCaacctgtttttaaaaagtagcaGCACCTTATGCTACTGTGCCACCAACTGGCTAAAGAGGATAAAGTATTCAAATATCATTTTATCAATTTCATCATTAACCTTAATAAACATTTTGGTTTGATTTGATGGTTATCCAGCGCTTTGtgtcacacatgcactcacGTGTCTCATGGATTTCTGAACCTGAATGTCTTGAacaatattattacattttttttttttaccttgaatTGGCTTTTGAAAAATATACACTGAAAATATAGAGCAGAATTGCAATTGCATCTCtccaaaatatatacacaaatctTTTAGATTTATGCTTTCTCCCTACCTTTTGGATTGTGATGATATCTATTGGCTTTAGTACCATAGAATATTAAATGTTGTTGGACCTCCTCtagtgacaataaaatgaatgtgtgtttgtagtagtttggtgtgatgtgctgcaggtGGGCTGGGGTAATAACAGATTCAGCAGATCATCCTCTCCTTCACCCCAGACAGATTACGGGCTGTCCTTTTTCCTTCCTTCTGTGCCACGGCGGGTCAGCCAGGGCTGTGCTGCATCTCTGTTTgattcctgtaaaaaaaactggtaTTGCCTTTGTTTACAGGGAACAGCGGAATTGGACTTCTAGGGACACAGGCACAATGTCCAAGATTTCCAAAGCTGCTAAAGCAGTGAAGAAGGTGGATGCTGGGAATGTGATTCGTGCCATCGTTCGATCAGGACAGGCTGCCCCAGGTCCCCCGCTTGGCCCCGTCCTCGGTCAGGTACGGCCTCATTGCTGGTTTTGCCTTCTAATTCGTCTCCTGCCAGCCGTAACGATGATAAATAATCATGATATAGCTAGAGCAtaagagagtgtgtgcgtgtgtaacgCTGCTGTAGGTGAACATGGAGCGTACTGTAAACTAAAATAAACTCCGCATCTGTGTTTTAGACACAGGACTCTGTTCCCCTGGTCTCCCACGTCTCTCTCCTGACGTGCAGAGAGGTGGACTGCATGCTGTCCGCCAGCAgcaaagtgaaacaaatgagAGTTTGAAGTGGGATGGGAGTCGTTTCTTTGTGGGAACAGTGTCTTGTTAATTTCTACGGCAAATTCCAGAAATCagaaattgttcttttttttttgtatacaaattttgTCCACTGGGTGGTGCTGTTCAGCGTTTTCAGTGTGAgcctacaacctccactcctgtaaaGCTGGGTACTTGAATGGCCTTTCAGGCAGACTGAGTGATGTCATTATGGTGGCCTGCtcaacatataaaaataaaccaggCAGTATGGACTTGGATAGAGGACATATTGAGGCAGCACAACCACTTTACAAGTTCATTTCAGCAGGAACCTTCCACATACTGTACAGCAACAACTAATACATattaacaaagacaaacaaactCCAAATCACCTCCCCCTCAAACAACggaatcaaacaaacaaacaaactcgAACccacctctcctcccctcctgcTCAAACAACAGAATCAAACGAACAAAATCCcgcccacctcccctcccctcctgctCAAACAACAGAATCAAACGAACAAAATCCcgcccacctcccctcccctcctgctCAAACAACAGAATCAAACGAACAAAATCCcgcccacctcccctcccctcctgctCAAATGACGGAATCAAGAGAACAAAAGGCCGCCCACCTCCCCTTGTGCTCAGAAATGTCACCCAAAGTCAGAAACACTTTACAGAGGTCGCAGTGCCCAGGATGTACGAGGAGGTAACacaagttgtaaaaaaaaaaatctctctgcACAATCAGTGGCGTGATAACATGCGACTGCTGGACTTCACAAATCACTggatcattacatttacatttgtggcatttatcagacgcccttatccagagcgacttataatcagtagttacagggacagtcctcctggagcaactcagggttaagtgtcctgctcagggacacaatggtagtaagtgggattcgaacccgggtcttctggttcataggcgagtgtgttacccactaggctactaccactcacaTTAATGAGGACTGGCTACTGATTTTCCATGAGAGCCATACTGGTGGTAATATAGCCGAGCTGCAGAAAGGGACCCTGACATGGTCACGGGCAACTTGTCCAACATGGCCTTTGCAGTGCGGCTTGTCGATGCGCCAAATTTTAAAAGCTTTGAAATTAGCTTCACAGTGACCATCAGTCACCTGATTGCTGGGAAGGGTTAGAAGAAAAAGCAGCTTTTTCAGATGCTATGCTACAGACAGCCAGGTATTGAGCTTAAAGTGAGTTAGGGGTGGTGCATGGGAGATGTCTGGTGAAGGGGAGGGTCACTGAGCCACTTTACTCTACTCTGGTCTCATCTGAAGTCATTAGCTGTACCTAGACTGTCCTGCTCAGGCAGTTACTGATACTGCGTTACTCCAGAtcacctctacacacacactattatttacaaaaattgcAGACGGTGTAAAGTGTTAACTCACTACGTTCAAGAATCCCTGTAGATTTTGGATGATTTGAGTTTTCCCACCCAGCTTAGTCCCATGAAGACAGGATGTGAAGGCTGCTGAATGCTGGGAAGAAGCAGAAATGAGCCTAGTGTGCAGTAAAGCTCTTTATATTCTGAACAGTATCTCGAGAGACATGGTTTTCAGTGACAGCTGGCCATGTCCCTGTGTGACTCTCAAGTACACAATTGATTGTAATAAAGCTCTGCACACCTCTAGATCTTTATAGTGAAGCTTTAAAGATCCTGGTAAAATTCAGGTGGATCACACATGGTACAATTCTATGCAGAAACTGCGCCGTTTCCGTGGTGATGGTGTCTGCTCTGTAGTACCAATGCTTGGCTGGTGCTTGAAAAGTTGAAGACAATCTGATGTAGTCGTGAAAATGTGGGCGCGGCCACTGAGGAAAACCGAGAAAAGAGCAGAGTGCCTGAAAGCGGAGCCGAGGTTGATGACCATGATTTTGGACGTGTCTTGGATCTCGTCTCCCCCCGAAGTTCCAACATGAAATGATCAGCAGCCTGGATCCTGGCTCCTTTAGGAAAAGGCACTTAGGGAAGCGGCAGCCCCAGACGAGTCCGCCTGTACACAGTCCAGCTCCACACCCGGGGGTGCGAGGTGGAGCAGGAGCACGTTTTCTACAAGGCTACCAGACAGCCTTTCCACtcggggttaaatgtcttgctcagggtggGCTTTGAACCCACTGCAGGATTTCCACCAGTAGATACTGTACTGACCTCTGTCCCCCCAGGACCATGCAACAGGATAAATCCCTGTCCCTTCTCATGGTCCCTTACCACTTCTCAtggtgaccgtgtgtgtgttactttgtCATCCTGCAGATTCTCTGAAATCAGAAATCCCTACGCAAGTGAAATAAGAAGCGATGGTCAAATGTCCTAAAACAATACAACTGTAATAAATGTCCTCTGAAACTGTCATGCGGCAAATATTTTCAGCTTACAAATGTTGTTACTTCATCAGCCTGTCAGGGTGACTGGTTGAGATGCTTTTCTGTTTATTgaattatacaaaaatatatttcttattgTCACTtgcgcttaaaaaaaaaatccacatgcaATCAGGCAACAAAATCAAAATGCTGGAGGGACTGGGGACTGCAGCTCGGGTGCCACCGCGACGATGGCGCTGTCATGGGACATGTACACCTGGCCAAGGCTGGCGTCCACGTGCTCCGTTACCCCCGTGTTTGGGCCCCTGGTTTCCGGCGTCCTCGCGGTGACTGTCCCACACGGAGCTCAGCTTCATGGCCAGGGCCAGCATGTTCTTTCCCAGGAAGATGGCCGAGACGCGCGGGTCGCGGTACCACAGCATCCCGCCACCTCTGATGAGCAGGGTGAGGAGGTTGATGGCGACCAGGCTCAGCCACGGGTAGATGGCCTCGTGTCTCCGAGGCGCGTCTCCGAGGCCAGGCGGCTGTCTCCGAGGCCAGGCGGGTGCGCTGGTCCCCAGCTCTGCCAACGAGACgcagggcagcagcagcagcaggatgtAGCAGTAGAAGAAGACCAGACCTTCTGCCCACAGGGGGACGGGACCGCTGCTGCCCGGCCCGCGCACCTCCCACAGCCCGGCCTGCAGGTCCAGGACGTCCAGCAGgtccaccaccacccacagcaGCCTCGGGGGGGTGAGGTGCTCCGAGCCGGCGAGGATGAGGAAGAGCGAGGGCAGTCCGACCGACAGCAGCAGCGTCAGCGTCTTCCGGGCGAGGGGGTCGGGGGGCCGCCACTCCTGCCGGTAGTTCTCACATACAAAGAAGAGTTTAAGCTGTAGCACCGACAGGAAGAGGAACCACAGCGTGCTGGAAAAGCCGCGGCGTGACGACGACGAAGTCTCCGTCCCCACGCCGGCCAGGACGTAGCGCAGCACCAGCAGGAACGAGACGTCACCGAGCACCACTGCAGTGCTGGACCACAGACCCGGAGGAGCTGAGCCCCTGCCCCGagctcccagcatgctctgCTCCAGCAGATAGAGGTCCACCACCACCATCGTGCTCACGGTCACTAGGGTTACGACGCAGATCTGGGGCGAGGGCACCATGCCTGaggaacacagacagagacggGGAACAGACACTGGAATTACAGAACTAATGTGCACTTATTCTAATCTTTCATGTCCATACATAACTCACATTGCTGGTTGAAAACGTCTACGTGAGGAATTTCACGCGTTGTGACACTGGCTACTCCATCAAGAGCGCTGCTGGAGCCAGGAAATGTACGCTTTATttgatgttattattaataGCGTATTTGCCTTATGCTCTATGACATTTATTTGGTTAGTTATGTGTCCTTGGTGGTGTGGAATTGTGACACCAGTGACACCAGCAGAAAGTGCAGCCTTACAACAGACGAGAAGGACCAATGCGAGTGGTCTGTTGCATTTGGCTGATAAACATGATAGAATGACTGCAGCTGACACTTCCTTCACCGTAGATGATGATGTGCCCAAGGAATGTGTTTCCAACGTGCGATCATGATGTTCATCAAAATCATCCTCTCAAAATACAACTAGAAAGTGAACAAGTCAAACTTGCAGTCAAGGCTGGGATGCTTAAAGGGGAAGAACAGCTTCACCATCATCTCAGCATGAACATTATGAACATGGAGGATGTGAGGAGTTTTCATACAACGTGAAGCAGCCTTGGACCGTACCCATGTGGAGCAGAATGCAGACATGGTACAACTGCAAACTCGAACCTCTGACACCAGAAGCATCTGTACACAGgaaaacatcatcatcatcatcatcatcacaccaGGTTCATTACGCTCCCTTGGACACAACGTATGCTGCACCTGCACTCAAGTTGCCTAAAGGGCGACTCTGGACCCCTCCTGGTACACCACGTCACCTTGGTCAGAGGCTGGACATGGAGCTGTGGGCACGTCCGTCAATATGGCGGACATCATGGAGAATCCAACCAAACTTCCAGAAGCTGTCATTCAGCAACAACGACAATGTAGTTGGCCGTCAGTCTCTATGCCTGTCTTTAAagaagtccccctggagcaccaTGGCAAGTTCTCATCACTCGCCAATATGGTAAAGAAACAAGTCAGAGTAACAGCCAGAGATTTGAAGGCATCGTTTGAAGGAACTGGCGAACATCTATGAAACATCTGGAGTTTACAGCATGTAAAATGTGTCTGGTAGGAACCGTGAAGAGAACATTGCTGTACGCCTGAAGACAGGCCACACTGACACTCCACAGCGCTTCTGGATAAATGTTTAGTGGACTGATGAGATGATGCGCAGGTCTGATCCAGCTTCCAGAGGTTCAGCCAGTTATTAATTCAATCATTTTCCACGCTAACAATATGAAGTGTGTATAGTTCTCAATAAGGACATGAAAAGATCTTATCACATGTTATACCTGTATAGCTACACCCACAACCATCCAGAGTTGTACATTTTGGGCCATGGTGGTCTACTTCTAATCAGAAGTATGCCGGTTCGAaacgccgaggtgccactgagcaaagcagcgccCTGACGGAGTCTCGCTTTATTCCTCAAGTTGCTGCAAATTCAGCCATTTTTACTTTATGgtgaaatcctggagggacttcTGGTTTTTTATTTCGGTGCAGTttcctgtgatgaatgtgggCCGTCCTGTCCTCACCTCATTTATTATTAACTAATTGTATCAGGGCGCCACCAGCCACACCCTGTCAACCCTGATTATGTCtgctaatacacacacacacacacacacacacacacacacctaccagACCATTTACCATTACACAGCTCAGCTCTCATTCATTCTGCTTGGGTGCAGaaatcatttttctttaaagattatttctgttttcatcAAGGCCAGGgtaaattttactgtgtgtgtgtgtgtgtgtgtgtgtgtgttattttgagCATGTGAACCTATGAAACCTTGTTATTGATCCCCAGCCTGCTTTTGTGCAATTGTGTGCTTCAGTGGAGCTGTCTGTCATGCAGATGGACTGAATTAAAGTGACATCTGAATCTGTGGGGACTTTGTGGGCCATTAGGAACGGGGTGATAAAACCTGACCAGGTTTCACTTCTATGCATCAAAATGATCGAACTTGTTGGGGCAGAATGGTCTTAATTACATACATTAATAGTGGTGGAAGAGCTGAAGGCGACGTGTCTGGTGATCATCATAAGACCCTCACATTCTGCCAGATGaaggcttttaaaatgaaacctaGTGCACGCTCTCACACATTTCCCCGTCACTAAAGTATTTTACCGCAATGGAATTCAGGAAATTACATcccatcttgtgtgtgtgtgtgtgtgtgtgtgtgtgtgtaaaaagcacAACAGATGCTATTGTGCTCCGTCACAAAACTAAACACT encodes:
- the LOC114774548 gene encoding transmembrane protein 121-like, which produces MVPSPQICVVTLVTVSTMVVVDLYLLEQSMLGARGRGSAPPGLWSSTAVVLGDVSFLLVLRYVLAGVGTETSSSSRRGFSSTLWFLFLSVLQLKLFFVCENYRQEWRPPDPLARKTLTLLLSVGLPSLFLILAGSEHLTPPRLLWVVVDLLDVLDLQAGLWEVRGPGSSGPVPLWAEGLVFFYCYILLLLLPCVSLAELGTSAPAWPRRQPPGLGDAPRRHEAIYPWLSLVAINLLTLLIRGGGMLWYRDPRVSAIFLGKNMLALAMKLSSVWDSHREDAGNQGPKHGGNGARGRQPWPGVHVP
- the LOC114774547 gene encoding prefoldin subunit 6-like; translated protein: MAEAIQKKLQSEVEKYQLLQKDVSKSASARQKLEVQLTENSIVKEELELLAAQNAVYKLIGPVLVKQDLDEAKATVAKRLEYINGEIQRHGTVMSELERKSEQHREVISSLQQEYQRAQGRAGGKA